A section of the Oreochromis aureus strain Israel breed Guangdong linkage group 22, ZZ_aureus, whole genome shotgun sequence genome encodes:
- the LOC120435645 gene encoding afadin- and alpha-actinin-binding protein-like isoform X3 yields the protein MDPVANFAFPDDTETSLCCTFHNLTSTRHEQEMYKTLLSYYDARQRELVLENAELRKVLQQIKKDMVSILSSRKPAVKSNKREHSGVQATSEEEEEEVFDSSKESVELYCVHAPEKLTNSIRLQWRRLKSHVERLDSQASLVQTVESKNTDAVPQETQEEEMDRLKLEIQQCKDFIPTQQQLLQQLSSPCDEETASLLSNCYMLQEKERLREEWKTLEEQRKIFERERKNFTEAAIRLSHERWALEEDRATWLKDRFLNLSPFADSKKTPLLKSKGAFLISAETEAAATVAPEKLIKCPSDTASPTPSVSRSRQLPPLTCSPRFALSQKTAQCNQRQTGSMRRNRSSSTNSGSTVRTTHSHRRRTASSEAKNSHH from the exons ATGGATCCTGTGGCAAACTTTGCCTTTCCTGATGATACAGAGACCAGTTTGTGTTGCACCTTCCACAATTTGACTAGCACTCG GCATGAACAGGAAATGTATAAGACTCTGCTGAGCTACTATGACGCTCGCCAGAGAGAGCTCGTGCTGGAAAATGCAGAGCTGAGAAAAGTGTTGCAGCAGATAAAAAAAGACATGGTGTCCATTCTAAGTTCAAGAAAACCAGCCGTGAAAAGCAACAAACGTGAACACAGTGGCGTACAG gCCACAtcggaggaggaagaggaagaggtgtTTGATTCCAGTAAGGAAAGTGTAGAGCTTTATTGCGTTCATGCCCCGGAGAAACTGACCAACAGTATTCGTCTCCAGTGGAGAAGACTTAAGAGCCACGTCGAAAGACTGGACAGCCAAG CATCCTTGGTTCAGACGGTGGAAAGCAAAAACACTGATGCTGTTCCACAAGAGACTCAGGAGGAAGAGATGGACAGACTAAAGCTGGAGATCCAGCAGTGCAAAGACTTTATTCCAACACAGCAGCAGCTCCTACAG CAGCTAAGCTCTCCATGTGATGAGGAAACCGCATCCCTGCTAAGCAATTGCTACATGCTTCAAGAGAAGGAGCGCCTCAGGGAGGAGTGGAAGACTCTGGAGGAGCAGAGGAAGATCTttgagagggagaggaagaacTTTACAGAGGCAGCCATCAGACTGAGCCACGAg AGGTGGGCCCTTGAGGAGGATCGAGCAACATGGCTCAAAGACCGGTTTTTAAACTTGAGTCCATTTGCAGACTCAAAGAAAACCCCATTGTTAAAATCTAAAGGTGCCTTTTTGATAT cagCTGAAACAGAGGCGGCTGCGACGGTGGCTCCAGAAAAGCTCATCAAATGTCCTTCAGACACAGCCTCCCCCACACCCAGTGTGTCCCGCTCGCGTCAGCTTCCACCGCTGACCTGTAGCCCACGCTTTGCCTTATCCCAGAAAACAG CTCAGTGCAACCAAAGACAAACGGGGAGCATGCGGAGGAATCGATCATCCAGCACCAACAGTGGGAGTACAGTGAGGACCACACACTCTCACAGGAGAAGAACAGCTTCATCTGAAGCCAAAAACTCCCATCACTGA
- the LOC120435645 gene encoding afadin- and alpha-actinin-binding protein-like isoform X2 encodes MDPVANFAFPDDTETSLCCTFHNLTSTRHEQEMYKTLLSYYDARQRELVLENAELRKVLQQIKKDMVSILSSRKPAVKSNKREHSGVQATSEEEEEEVFDSSKESVELYCVHAPEKLTNSIRLQWRRLKSHVERLDSQASLVQTVESKNTDAVPQETQEEEMDRLKLEIQQCKDFIPTQQQLLQQQLSSPCDEETASLLSNCYMLQEKERLREEWKTLEEQRKIFERERKNFTEAAIRLSHERWALEEDRATWLKDRFLNLSPFADSKKTPLLKSKGAFLISETEAAATVAPEKLIKCPSDTASPTPSVSRSRQLPPLTCSPRFALSQKTAQCNQRQTGSMRRNRSSSTNSGSTVRTTHSHRRRTASSEAKNSHH; translated from the exons ATGGATCCTGTGGCAAACTTTGCCTTTCCTGATGATACAGAGACCAGTTTGTGTTGCACCTTCCACAATTTGACTAGCACTCG GCATGAACAGGAAATGTATAAGACTCTGCTGAGCTACTATGACGCTCGCCAGAGAGAGCTCGTGCTGGAAAATGCAGAGCTGAGAAAAGTGTTGCAGCAGATAAAAAAAGACATGGTGTCCATTCTAAGTTCAAGAAAACCAGCCGTGAAAAGCAACAAACGTGAACACAGTGGCGTACAG gCCACAtcggaggaggaagaggaagaggtgtTTGATTCCAGTAAGGAAAGTGTAGAGCTTTATTGCGTTCATGCCCCGGAGAAACTGACCAACAGTATTCGTCTCCAGTGGAGAAGACTTAAGAGCCACGTCGAAAGACTGGACAGCCAAG CATCCTTGGTTCAGACGGTGGAAAGCAAAAACACTGATGCTGTTCCACAAGAGACTCAGGAGGAAGAGATGGACAGACTAAAGCTGGAGATCCAGCAGTGCAAAGACTTTATTCCAACACAGCAGCAGCTCCTACAG CAGCAGCTAAGCTCTCCATGTGATGAGGAAACCGCATCCCTGCTAAGCAATTGCTACATGCTTCAAGAGAAGGAGCGCCTCAGGGAGGAGTGGAAGACTCTGGAGGAGCAGAGGAAGATCTttgagagggagaggaagaacTTTACAGAGGCAGCCATCAGACTGAGCCACGAg AGGTGGGCCCTTGAGGAGGATCGAGCAACATGGCTCAAAGACCGGTTTTTAAACTTGAGTCCATTTGCAGACTCAAAGAAAACCCCATTGTTAAAATCTAAAGGTGCCTTTTTGATAT CTGAAACAGAGGCGGCTGCGACGGTGGCTCCAGAAAAGCTCATCAAATGTCCTTCAGACACAGCCTCCCCCACACCCAGTGTGTCCCGCTCGCGTCAGCTTCCACCGCTGACCTGTAGCCCACGCTTTGCCTTATCCCAGAAAACAG CTCAGTGCAACCAAAGACAAACGGGGAGCATGCGGAGGAATCGATCATCCAGCACCAACAGTGGGAGTACAGTGAGGACCACACACTCTCACAGGAGAAGAACAGCTTCATCTGAAGCCAAAAACTCCCATCACTGA
- the LOC120435645 gene encoding afadin- and alpha-actinin-binding protein-like isoform X1, whose translation MDPVANFAFPDDTETSLCCTFHNLTSTRHEQEMYKTLLSYYDARQRELVLENAELRKVLQQIKKDMVSILSSRKPAVKSNKREHSGVQATSEEEEEEVFDSSKESVELYCVHAPEKLTNSIRLQWRRLKSHVERLDSQASLVQTVESKNTDAVPQETQEEEMDRLKLEIQQCKDFIPTQQQLLQQQLSSPCDEETASLLSNCYMLQEKERLREEWKTLEEQRKIFERERKNFTEAAIRLSHERWALEEDRATWLKDRFLNLSPFADSKKTPLLKSKGAFLISAETEAAATVAPEKLIKCPSDTASPTPSVSRSRQLPPLTCSPRFALSQKTAQCNQRQTGSMRRNRSSSTNSGSTVRTTHSHRRRTASSEAKNSHH comes from the exons ATGGATCCTGTGGCAAACTTTGCCTTTCCTGATGATACAGAGACCAGTTTGTGTTGCACCTTCCACAATTTGACTAGCACTCG GCATGAACAGGAAATGTATAAGACTCTGCTGAGCTACTATGACGCTCGCCAGAGAGAGCTCGTGCTGGAAAATGCAGAGCTGAGAAAAGTGTTGCAGCAGATAAAAAAAGACATGGTGTCCATTCTAAGTTCAAGAAAACCAGCCGTGAAAAGCAACAAACGTGAACACAGTGGCGTACAG gCCACAtcggaggaggaagaggaagaggtgtTTGATTCCAGTAAGGAAAGTGTAGAGCTTTATTGCGTTCATGCCCCGGAGAAACTGACCAACAGTATTCGTCTCCAGTGGAGAAGACTTAAGAGCCACGTCGAAAGACTGGACAGCCAAG CATCCTTGGTTCAGACGGTGGAAAGCAAAAACACTGATGCTGTTCCACAAGAGACTCAGGAGGAAGAGATGGACAGACTAAAGCTGGAGATCCAGCAGTGCAAAGACTTTATTCCAACACAGCAGCAGCTCCTACAG CAGCAGCTAAGCTCTCCATGTGATGAGGAAACCGCATCCCTGCTAAGCAATTGCTACATGCTTCAAGAGAAGGAGCGCCTCAGGGAGGAGTGGAAGACTCTGGAGGAGCAGAGGAAGATCTttgagagggagaggaagaacTTTACAGAGGCAGCCATCAGACTGAGCCACGAg AGGTGGGCCCTTGAGGAGGATCGAGCAACATGGCTCAAAGACCGGTTTTTAAACTTGAGTCCATTTGCAGACTCAAAGAAAACCCCATTGTTAAAATCTAAAGGTGCCTTTTTGATAT cagCTGAAACAGAGGCGGCTGCGACGGTGGCTCCAGAAAAGCTCATCAAATGTCCTTCAGACACAGCCTCCCCCACACCCAGTGTGTCCCGCTCGCGTCAGCTTCCACCGCTGACCTGTAGCCCACGCTTTGCCTTATCCCAGAAAACAG CTCAGTGCAACCAAAGACAAACGGGGAGCATGCGGAGGAATCGATCATCCAGCACCAACAGTGGGAGTACAGTGAGGACCACACACTCTCACAGGAGAAGAACAGCTTCATCTGAAGCCAAAAACTCCCATCACTGA
- the LOC120435645 gene encoding afadin- and alpha-actinin-binding protein-like isoform X4, with amino-acid sequence MDPVANFAFPDDTETSLCCTFHNLTSTRHEQEMYKTLLSYYDARQRELVLENAELRKVLQQIKKDMVSILSSRKPAVKSNKREHSGVQATSEEEEEEVFDSSKESVELYCVHAPEKLTNSIRLQWRRLKSHVERLDSQASLVQTVESKNTDAVPQETQEEEMDRLKLEIQQCKDFIPTQQQLLQQQLSSPCDEETASLLSNCYMLQEKERLREEWKTLEEQRKIFERERKNFTEAAIRLSHERWALEEDRATWLKDRFLNLSPFADSKKTPLLKSKAETEAAATVAPEKLIKCPSDTASPTPSVSRSRQLPPLTCSPRFALSQKTAQCNQRQTGSMRRNRSSSTNSGSTVRTTHSHRRRTASSEAKNSHH; translated from the exons ATGGATCCTGTGGCAAACTTTGCCTTTCCTGATGATACAGAGACCAGTTTGTGTTGCACCTTCCACAATTTGACTAGCACTCG GCATGAACAGGAAATGTATAAGACTCTGCTGAGCTACTATGACGCTCGCCAGAGAGAGCTCGTGCTGGAAAATGCAGAGCTGAGAAAAGTGTTGCAGCAGATAAAAAAAGACATGGTGTCCATTCTAAGTTCAAGAAAACCAGCCGTGAAAAGCAACAAACGTGAACACAGTGGCGTACAG gCCACAtcggaggaggaagaggaagaggtgtTTGATTCCAGTAAGGAAAGTGTAGAGCTTTATTGCGTTCATGCCCCGGAGAAACTGACCAACAGTATTCGTCTCCAGTGGAGAAGACTTAAGAGCCACGTCGAAAGACTGGACAGCCAAG CATCCTTGGTTCAGACGGTGGAAAGCAAAAACACTGATGCTGTTCCACAAGAGACTCAGGAGGAAGAGATGGACAGACTAAAGCTGGAGATCCAGCAGTGCAAAGACTTTATTCCAACACAGCAGCAGCTCCTACAG CAGCAGCTAAGCTCTCCATGTGATGAGGAAACCGCATCCCTGCTAAGCAATTGCTACATGCTTCAAGAGAAGGAGCGCCTCAGGGAGGAGTGGAAGACTCTGGAGGAGCAGAGGAAGATCTttgagagggagaggaagaacTTTACAGAGGCAGCCATCAGACTGAGCCACGAg AGGTGGGCCCTTGAGGAGGATCGAGCAACATGGCTCAAAGACCGGTTTTTAAACTTGAGTCCATTTGCAGACTCAAAGAAAACCCCATTGTTAAAATCTAAAG CTGAAACAGAGGCGGCTGCGACGGTGGCTCCAGAAAAGCTCATCAAATGTCCTTCAGACACAGCCTCCCCCACACCCAGTGTGTCCCGCTCGCGTCAGCTTCCACCGCTGACCTGTAGCCCACGCTTTGCCTTATCCCAGAAAACAG CTCAGTGCAACCAAAGACAAACGGGGAGCATGCGGAGGAATCGATCATCCAGCACCAACAGTGGGAGTACAGTGAGGACCACACACTCTCACAGGAGAAGAACAGCTTCATCTGAAGCCAAAAACTCCCATCACTGA
- the LOC120435645 gene encoding afadin- and alpha-actinin-binding protein-like isoform X5 — MDPVANFAFPDDTETSLCCTFHNLTSTRHEQEMYKTLLSYYDARQRELVLENAELRKVLQQIKKDMVSILSSRKPAVKSNKREHSGVQATSEEEEEEVFDSSKESVELYCVHAPEKLTNSIRLQWRRLKSHVERLDSQASLVQTVESKNTDAVPQETQEEEMDRLKLEIQQCKDFIPTQQQLLQQQLSSPCDEETASLLSNCYMLQEKERLREEWKTLEEQRKIFERERKNFTEAAIRLSHEQLKQRRLRRWLQKSSSNVLQTQPPPHPVCPARVSFHR, encoded by the exons ATGGATCCTGTGGCAAACTTTGCCTTTCCTGATGATACAGAGACCAGTTTGTGTTGCACCTTCCACAATTTGACTAGCACTCG GCATGAACAGGAAATGTATAAGACTCTGCTGAGCTACTATGACGCTCGCCAGAGAGAGCTCGTGCTGGAAAATGCAGAGCTGAGAAAAGTGTTGCAGCAGATAAAAAAAGACATGGTGTCCATTCTAAGTTCAAGAAAACCAGCCGTGAAAAGCAACAAACGTGAACACAGTGGCGTACAG gCCACAtcggaggaggaagaggaagaggtgtTTGATTCCAGTAAGGAAAGTGTAGAGCTTTATTGCGTTCATGCCCCGGAGAAACTGACCAACAGTATTCGTCTCCAGTGGAGAAGACTTAAGAGCCACGTCGAAAGACTGGACAGCCAAG CATCCTTGGTTCAGACGGTGGAAAGCAAAAACACTGATGCTGTTCCACAAGAGACTCAGGAGGAAGAGATGGACAGACTAAAGCTGGAGATCCAGCAGTGCAAAGACTTTATTCCAACACAGCAGCAGCTCCTACAG CAGCAGCTAAGCTCTCCATGTGATGAGGAAACCGCATCCCTGCTAAGCAATTGCTACATGCTTCAAGAGAAGGAGCGCCTCAGGGAGGAGTGGAAGACTCTGGAGGAGCAGAGGAAGATCTttgagagggagaggaagaacTTTACAGAGGCAGCCATCAGACTGAGCCACGAg cagCTGAAACAGAGGCGGCTGCGACGGTGGCTCCAGAAAAGCTCATCAAATGTCCTTCAGACACAGCCTCCCCCACACCCAGTGTGTCCCGCTCGCGTCAGCTTCCACCGCTGA